The Pseudanabaena sp. PCC 6802 genomic interval CTTTTATTCTTAGAACTGAGGCTATAACGAATGTCAGTGCCATTCGAGGCTATAACCTATGGGGCAAGTTTTTTCTCGGCAGGTAAGACGCTTTCTGAGCAAGGTATTCCTAGGTTTAATCATAGTTTTTTGGATCGATGCTGGGAGCGCGATCGCTTGGAGTCCAATTGCGATAAGCCAGCTTCCATCATTACCGCAGTCGAACTCATCACAACTCCCAAACGGTGTCACGAGACAGGGGTTACTGGAAGCGACGGATGTGAAATTGGGTGGGAAGGCGATCTTCAAAATTGCCTCTCCCGCAGTTTTCAATCGTAGCGAATTAGGCGATCGGATTCCAGTTGAGGTGAGAGCGCGTCAAATCGAAGCTAACCTAGAGCAAATCCTGAGATCCGATCGCGCTTCAGATTCATCTGAGGAACGCTCTACCCCTCTCGATCCAGAGACAATTCGGGTATATATTGAAATTTTGAATCGTCAGCCGCTATTGTACGTTAAGGATGCGGGTCTAGTAGAGCCGAGAGTCTTATTAACGGTTACAGATACGGATGCTCAGTACCATGGTACAACTAAAGAAATCCTGGCAGGGCGTTGGCAAAAAATACTAGAGAAAGAATTACGACAGGCTCTGGAATTCCGCAAGCCAGAGGCGTTAAAGCAGCAAATTAACGATGCAATCAAGATCGCGATCGCCACGGTCGCTGCCAGTATTTTGCTATTAGCGATCTGGAAGGTATTAGCATGGCGCGAAAAAGCGTTAAAGCAATATCAGGCAAGTCAAGCGATCGCACCATTTCCCAGTGATGAGGTGCTTTCCGAGCCAGTCGTTCGCGAACATAAACCTCAATTGCTTGAGATTTTGCGACAACAATTCATTCATCAATTCAGCATTCAACGGCGCTTGCAGATTGTTAACCTACTTCAATGGTTGGTATTCTGGGCAATCGCGTTTGTTTGGGTGGCTGGGATTGCGGCCACCTTATATCAGTTCCCGCTCACCCGCCCTTTTGCTACTGGATTTGCGTCAACCCCCATCTTAATCTTGGCGGCCTGGTTTATCACTGGTCTCATAAACCGTTCGATCGGTTTGGCGATCGATCGATTCATCAAAACCTGGGAAAAAAATACCCTGACACTGGAAAACTCCCAACGGCGATCGCAGCGTCTGGCAACAACCGTTAGTGCTTTGAAGGGTTTGATAACGGTCTTCATCTATTGCTTTGTGATTGTTTGGGTTTTGCAATTTCTCAATATCGCGCCAGTATCCTTATTAGCATTCGGAACGCTGCTGGCTTTAGCAATCTCTTTTGGAGTACAGAATGTAATCAAAGATTTAGTCAATGGCATCTTGATTCTGATGGAAGATCAGTATGCCGTTGGCGACTATATTGTTGTTGGTTCGGCATCTGGAGTTGTGGAAAATGTCAACCTCCGCATTACCCAAATTCGTTCGGCGGATGGGCGATTAATCACGCTACCCAATAGCTCGATCGCTCAGGTTGACAACTTGACCCGCCTCTGGTCGCGGAGTGATTTTGTCGTGGAGGTTGCCTACAATACCGATGTCGATAAGGCGCTAGCGATCGTGATGCAAGAGGCAACGCAGTTAGCAAACGATCCAGAATGGAAGTCAACCATTCTAGATGTAGGCGAAGTTTTTGGCATAGAGAGAATTTCGCACTCCGGCATTGAAATCAAAATATGGATTAAGACGCTTCCCCTCAAGCAGTTTGTTGTGGCGCGAGAATTGCGCCGCCGCCTCAAAATCGCCTTCGATCGCCACGGCATTCACATCGGAATTCCCCAACAGATGCTGTCAGGTTCATTCCGCGATGCGATCGGCGATTTTATCCCGCATAACTCCGATCTCTCGCCAGATAACCCTCCAAAAACTTAATAGCAACCCGTTACTGAGAGTGTATAGGTATTGCCGATCGCGCTGGTACCACCCACATTCACGTTCACTTGAAAAGGATCTTCAGCGAGGCGAGGTGTGGCTTTAAAACTAACTGACTGCCCTACCCTGA includes:
- a CDS encoding mechanosensitive ion channel family protein, giving the protein MGQVFSRQVRRFLSKVFLGLIIVFWIDAGSAIAWSPIAISQLPSLPQSNSSQLPNGVTRQGLLEATDVKLGGKAIFKIASPAVFNRSELGDRIPVEVRARQIEANLEQILRSDRASDSSEERSTPLDPETIRVYIEILNRQPLLYVKDAGLVEPRVLLTVTDTDAQYHGTTKEILAGRWQKILEKELRQALEFRKPEALKQQINDAIKIAIATVAASILLLAIWKVLAWREKALKQYQASQAIAPFPSDEVLSEPVVREHKPQLLEILRQQFIHQFSIQRRLQIVNLLQWLVFWAIAFVWVAGIAATLYQFPLTRPFATGFASTPILILAAWFITGLINRSIGLAIDRFIKTWEKNTLTLENSQRRSQRLATTVSALKGLITVFIYCFVIVWVLQFLNIAPVSLLAFGTLLALAISFGVQNVIKDLVNGILILMEDQYAVGDYIVVGSASGVVENVNLRITQIRSADGRLITLPNSSIAQVDNLTRLWSRSDFVVEVAYNTDVDKALAIVMQEATQLANDPEWKSTILDVGEVFGIERISHSGIEIKIWIKTLPLKQFVVARELRRRLKIAFDRHGIHIGIPQQMLSGSFRDAIGDFIPHNSDLSPDNPPKT